The sequence GTAAGACTCTTTTACTATCATCAGGTATTATCATTGAGCATAATAACATCAAGCCTTTTACATTTTTATAACACTTTGATACTATTCCTCTTGATAGATAACCTCCATAAGATTCTCCAATTAATAAAAATTCTTTATCTATTTTTTCTTTTATAAAACTTAATAACATATCTAAAATCTTATCTGATGAGGCATATTCTAAGGAACAGTTATTTGATTTTCCCATTCCTAATAAGTCAATGTATATTCTCTTATAGCCATTCACCTTCTTAAATATTAGTTCAATACATCCCTTCATCAATTCAATATTACATGCTAAGCCATGTATGATTAAAATAGGTTTGTCCTCTCCAAATTCTTCATAATAAACCTTTTCATTATAATAATTAAAAAACATTATTTTTCCTCTCACAATATTAATATATTGTATCTTTACTTATAAAATCTAAGTCATGTTCCATAAGTTTTTCTAAATATTCATCAAAACTATCTGCTATAACTTCAATTTCATCAGGGTCATGAAGATATCTAACTATTTGCCCCTTTACTCCCTTTTCTGAAGGCAAAAAATCTATGAATAATTGAGATGTCCCTCCATTATTCATACAATCAGAAAAATGTAGCCATTTTATTTTTTCAGAATCATCAGTTATTTTTTCATCTACTTCTACATCTTCATACACTCCATCTATATAGCCTCCAAAAAGACAATAACCATCTTTTTTATTTTCTAAAATTTGACTTGAAGATAATAAATAATATGGATATCCCATTACATCTGAACCTAAGAAATAAAAAGTTATTTTTTCTCCTTGATATTCTCTATGGTATGTTCCATCTACAATTTTTAAAAGTTCAATTAAAGAATCAGGTGTTTCAGGAAATTCTTCTTTTATTTTCTTAATATTTTCCTCTGTTGCTCCTATTTTAATCTTTTCAAATTTATCCCAATATTCTTTTCCATCATTTTTATAATAAGCTTTTTTCAATTCTTCTATATATTTTTCAGCTATATTCATAAATGCCTCCAAAAAAATAGTTTCCTTCAGTATTTATTATACCATAGGAAACTATTGCTATTAATTAATATAACTTTTTATAGTCTAAACCACCTTTGTTTTCTATTTTTAAAACTTGTAATTCAGCTCTTTTTTTACCAGCTATCATATCTTTTGTTTGTGTTATATAATCTTTAAAATATTTAGCACTTCTATGATTTAAATATGAATCAATATCCTTATAGACTTCAAAAAGACACCATTTATTAAAATTTCTTCTATCAGTTCCTAAATAAACAAGTAAAGTCCCTTCTTCATTAAAAGTAGTTTCTACTATATTTTTAATAATTTCAGCAAATTCTTTATCATTTTCAGGTTTTACATCAATTACTGTATATACTGCAAAAGTATTATCATTTTGTTCAATTTTCTTATCCTTTGCTATTTGTACATCTATTTCTGCACTATTTAAATTTCCTTCTGCAATTTGAGGGATTACTGCTTTAAAATCTTTACTAGCCTGATTTTTAGTATGATTAGAAAAAGCTAGGTAATCATTATATATTTCAACTATATAAGAAGTTGTTTTATCTCTTTCATCTGTTGCGGCAAATAGTCCTAAAACTCCTTGTTCTACTCCCATAGTTTTATTAACATAATCTTCTGTTGCACTTTTATATGAAGTCTCTTTATCTTTTTTTACTTCAAAATCATAAACATTTAATATTGGTACTGCATACATACTAACTGATGTAAGTATGCCTAGAACTAATAATAATTTTTTAAACATTCCATTCCTCCATTTTGTAATATAATTAACATTACCTAAAAATAAGTGAATTATGAATGTAGATTTTAGATAAAAAATCTACTCAGTAACGAACTATTTTTAGTAATTTCACTTGATTATATTACAAATTCTTTCCTTCTGTCAATACTCCTTCTGACATAGTATAAACTTTCTTACCATATTTTAGAGTATCTAATTCATGAGTTACTATTAAAATAGTAGTTCCCTTTTCATTAATCTTTTTTAATAAATCCATAACTTCCTTAGTTGCTTCTATATCCAAATCAGATGTTGGTTCATCTGCAATAAGTATTTTAGGATCTGTCATCAAGGCTCTAGCTATTATAATTCTTCTTAACTCTCCTCCTGATAACTCTTTTGGATAAGATTTTGCTAAATGTTCCAAACCTAATTCATTTAAGAAATATCTAGCTTTCCCTTCTGAATCCCCATCTTTTTCATACATATCATAAGGAAGTCTAATGTTTTCTAAAATATTCAAATATCCTAAAAGTGCTGGTGATTGAGGGATAAAACCAATATTTTTATTTCTAAATTTTGACTTTTCTTCATCATTTAATTCTAAATAATTAGTTCCATCTAACAATAAAGTTCCCTTATCTGCTGATAAAAGTCCAGCAACTATATTTAATAGAGTTGATTTTCCACTTCCACTTCTTCCAATTATATGAACAAAATCTCCATCTAAAATATTTAAGTCTACATCTTTAACTGCAAAAAAATCTTTACCTTGTCTATTATAAGCCTTAGATATATTTTTTATTTCTAACATAGTTCCTCCTACATTTCTTCTCTTAAACTCAAATAACTATCTTTATCAGTTAGTTTTTTTACAACTCTAACTGTTGAAAGAGGACCTATAAATACACCTAAAACAAAACTTAAAATAAATATTCCTATATATTGGAATAAACTTGGAGATAAAAATGGCATTGAAAACTTTGAAGCTAACAATGGTAATTGTATAATAGATAAAATTACCCCTAAGAAACTTCCAATTCCAGCTCCCCACAATGATAATATTACTGCTTCTTTTAAAATAATTTCTCTTAACATTTTTTTAGAAGCACCTAATACTCTTAAAACAGCCATTTCTTTTTTTCTTTCATTAAATACTGCTGTGAAACTTATACTTAGAACAACAATTGATAATATCCAAATAGCTCCTACTAAAACTAAAATACTTGTAGATAATACTTTTAAATTAGAAGATATAGAATTTACAAATTTTTTACTAAACATTGCAAAAATACCCTCTTTTGATAATTCCTTAGATATTTTTGAAGCTAGTTTTACAGAATCTACTCCTGGCTTTGCTTTTATCATAACAGATGAAATTACATCTTCTTCTGCAACTTTATTAGCAGTTATTCTTTCAGAAGCCTTTGCTAATTGTTTTGCAGTATTTTGATTTACAAAAACTGTTGCATCAAAACCTATTCCTGTTTGTTTCAATCTTCCAACAATTTTCAATTCTTCATTGAAGAAATGAACTGTTTCTCCTTTCTCTCCAACAACATGACTACCTACAATAGCTTCTCCATCCTTTAATTCTTTATCAATATTATGAGTTATCCAAGGATAAATTAAAAAATCTGTATCTATGTCTATTCCTATTATTTGAACAGGATAAGAACAACAAGAGGCTGAAAGTGTTGCCACATATATTTGTGGTGTCATTTTTTCAATTTCACCAAACTTTTCTAATTTCTCAATAGTATCTGCTGGCAAGTAAAAAGTTGAGGGTTCTCCTTTTAGAAGAACACTCTCAATTTCTGCTTTATACCCTGCTGGAACAACTATAACATCCGCTCCTAGTCTATCTGATAAACTTTCTAAACCTCTACTTAAGCTAAGTGAGAACATAGACCCCATATATACTATAAGGCTAAATAATGCAACTAATAATATCATACAGGTGCTTCTAGTTTTTCTCTGTCTTATATTTTCCATTGCTAAGCTATTAGCATCTATTCTTTTACTCATTTCCTAATCTTCCTTCTTTAAAAAAGTTGAGATTAAACTAAATACCATTAAAATTCCTATTACAACTGCTATACCAGTTGCTATTTCAAAAGTATGATGTACATGACAAAACATTGTATCCATTTTACAAACTCCAAATGGTTTTCCCATTTCGTTATGAAGCCCTGACATTCCATGAGGTATCAAGTACACGTACGCAGATATAACTATAACAGCTACACTTCCCAACATTTTTACTATTTTTACTTTTGAAAGTATAATCATTAATAAAGTTATAATAAATATTGCCCCTGCTAATTTCATTACCATATTTCCACTAAAATAACAAGCCATGTGAGATCCATCTTCCTTTGGCCCACAAACAGGAGCTATATATTTAGGAACTAAAAATAATATTACTGATAGTATCAAAGCTAATTTTTCTAATATGTTTTTTTTCATTTTAAAATCTTCCCTTCTGTATCTAAATTATTTTTAATCGCTTCCTCTACTGTACCTTATTTTCCTTAATCATATATTATTAATAAATAAAAATAAACGAATTACGAATGTAGATTTTAGATAAAAAATCTACTCAGTAATGAGTTATTTTTGTTATTTCTTAGCCTTTTCTAATGCATTCCATACTGCTTCTTTAAATTCTTTATTGGAAACAGTTGCTCCAGATACTGCATCAACTTCATTTGGATCTTGTACTTCGACTAATTTATCAGCATAAGTTGAAAAACCTTGAACAGCTATTTGAGCTTTCATATACTTATCTTCACCAGCATCTTTTGCATAGTCATCACCTTTTATATTTCCTTTTCCATCTCTAAATTCAGCAGTACAAGCTACAATCTTACCATCTTGTATTGTAATAGTAACATCAGCAGAATCTTTATGGTCTTTATCATCTGATTCATAGTGCCCTTGATATTCTCCATCATTAAATGTCATCTTAGAGAAATCTTTTTTCCCACAAGCTGTTAATAAAGATAATGCTACAATCATTCCAACTAATAAATATTTTTTCATTTTGCCCTCCTATCTACTGTTACTGAAAATAAGATTAAATATAGATTAAGACTGCTGCGACGTCCATTATTATTTCAAGAGCCTCGCGGAGCTCTTGAAATAATAATAGCAGGCAAGCAGTCGTTATAAATAATTATTTTTGATCTATAATATCTATTATTTTACCATATTCTAATATTATTTTTCTCTCTGCCACATCTCCAACTTCTAAATCATGTGTTACAACAACAATTGTTGAACCTTCTTTATGAAGTTGTTTTAATATTTCTATAACAATTTTTTCATTTACTTCATCAAGGTTTCCTGTTGGCTCATCTGCAAGTATTATTTCAGGGCTATTGATTAAAGCTCTTGCTATACATACTCTTTGTTGTTCTCCACCAGATAATTGACTAGGTAAATGTTTTGCTCTATCTTTAAGTCCAACTCTTTCAAGTGCCTGTAATGCTTCTTCTTCATCTGGTATACTATGATAATACTGAGCAACCATTACATTTTCAAGAGCAGTTAAATAAGGAATTAAATGGAATTGTTGAAATATTAATCCAATTTTTTCTCTTCTTATTTTTGTTAAAGAATTTTGACTTTCTTTTGTAATATCCTGTCCATCTAAAATAACTTCACCAATACTTGGTTTATCCATACAACCTATAATATTCATTATAGTTGATTTTCCCGAACCAGATGAACCCATTATTGCAACCCATTCACCTTTTCTTACTTGAAAATTAACTTCTTTTAAAGCATGTAAATCTCCATATATTTTAGACACATTTTTTACTTCCAATAAAACTTCACGATTATCCATATTCTACTCTCCTTTTAATACCAATGCTGGCTCAATTTCCATTGCCTTTTTAACAGGATATAGACAAGCCAAAGTTGTTATAATCATAGACACAATAATAGTTATAGGAGCAAATAACCATTGAAATTCTATTGCCCTACCAAATACACTTAAACTAACTTCTTGTGCAAATACAAATCCTAATCCAACTCCTAATAGTCCACCTATAAACCCAAGAGCTGAACCTTCTCCTAAAAATTCTTTTCTGATTTCACTATCATAAGCCCCAAGAGCTTTTTTAAGTCCTATTTCCTTCCTTCTTTCTGCTACAACTGCCATCATTGTTGTACTAACAGAAATCATTGTAAGTATCAATACAACTATATTAACAAGCAATACAAGAGCTTGTAATTTTCCTAAAACTATATCTTGAGATTGTGTAACTCTCTTTATAGGTCTAGCTGTGATATTTTCATCAGCAGTTTTTAATTTATTTGCTAAATTATCTAATTGTTTTGAATCTGCTTCTATTGAACATTCAATACTATCTATTTTAGTATCATCTTCTAAAATTTCATTTAAAAGTGATATAGGCAAGAATATAAAAGATTCTTCTGCTCCACCTGTTGTAATTATTCCTTTTACTTTTAATTTTTTAGAATAAAAATCAGAGTTCAAATCTTTCTTCTTACTTTCTTCTGCACTGTCAGACTGCTTAGAAGCAACAACTTTTGCACCTGCTTTTGGTCCTTCAATAATAAAAGTTTCTCCAACTTGTAAATTTAATTTTTTAGAAATTTCTTTACCTATCATTACATTATTTTCATCATCATTTGTAGACCATTCACCTTCAATATACCAGAATGGACTATTCTTTTTAACTTCTATCATATCAGTCCCAGTTAAAATATATGGTTGCTGATTGATTTTAGTTGTTTCATATCTATATGGAGCCATTCCCACAATTTTTTGTGTTGACATTTCATTTTTTATTTTATCAAACTCAGTATCAGTTATTTTTTCATTTCCTGATGGTAATACAACAAAGTTTGCACCATAAGACCTAAATTCTTTTCCTAACTGTCTAGGAATATCATAATATATAGTTACAAGTCCTGACATTATTGTAGCTCCTATTGCCACAGCAAGTAAAGCAACTATCATTCTTGCCTTTCTTCTGATAAGAGAACTTACAACCAGTTTTATATACATTTGTCTTTTAGTCATTTTATCCTCCTATCTTCCATGTAATACTTCTGTTGGCTTTAAAGTTAGCAAGTATCTGATTGCAGGAATACTTCCTATTATTGTAACTGCGAATACAAGAGCAATATCTATTGGAACAACTATAACTGCTGGCTCAATATATGATGAGAATACTGTTTTTCCAATTATTTGTGTAAATCCTATTCCAGCTATATATCCAAATATTCCACCAAATATTCCTGTTAGAACTATCTCAGTCAATATAAGTAAAATAATTCTTCTATTTGTTCCACCTATTGCTTTGATTAAACCAATTTCTTGACTTCTTTCAATAACAGAAGCTGTTATTAAGTTAGAAATTCCAAGAGCTGAAGCAAAAGAACTTAAAATACAAATTAATAACATTAAAAGTTCAGTCTTATTTAAAATTGTTCCTTCTGATTCTGCAACCTGTCTATTAGGTTTAGCCACACTGTCAGTTAGAACTTCTTGTATTTGATAACTTATTGAGCTAACATAGGCAGTACAGTACCAAGTTTCATATTCAGAAATAGTTAAACTATTAGGGTCTTGTGCAGCTTTCTTAGCCAAATCATTATCAGGTGTTGTCAAAGCAGAAACTTCTATCATAGTTATCTTATCTTCCAAATCAAATAAATCTTGTGTAGTTTTTAAAACTGTATATATAGCCTCATCATCATCTCCACCAGAATTTATTATTCCTCTTACAGTAAGTTTTTTAGTTTCATTTGTGCCCTTAATATTTATTGAATCTCCAATTTTAATATTATATTTTCCTGCTATAAGACTACCTATCATAACTCCTTCTAAGTCATCATCTTTTAGCCATTCACCTTTAATTTCCCACCAAGTTTTTAAGTTTTTAATTCCTGCATCAACTTCTTCACCTGTTGGCATAACAAGATGTTTTTCAAACCAAGTTCCATAAATTTTTACTTTATTAGATACTTCTTCTACTTCTCCTGTTCTTTCTAGATACGGAGCAAAATCAACTATTGCAAAGCCCCAAAATATTTGTTTTATCTTTGGTACTTCTGATTCTGATAAAAATTTATTAGATACTCCTTCTCCACTTAAACCATATAAATCATCAAGTATAGAAGCATCTTTATGCATTACAGTAATATTAGCACCATAAGTCTTTAATTCCTTATTAACTTTATCTCCAACCCCAAGCATAACATTCATCATAGCTGTTGCAAGAGATACTCCCAATGCCACTGTAAATGCTATCATTAACATTTTACTTTTCTGTCTAAATAATGTTCCTCTTACCATTCTCCAAAACATAATCAATCACCTACTGGAAAACGATCTTTTTCTTTTTCTAAAGTCGCTTTATCTATATATATTTTTTTATTTTTAATCTCATATTCAAATGGTACTGGATTACATCCACCCTTGAAACCAATTGTTGATTTATTCATTACAACATCACAACGCTTGCAGACAATTTCATCATTTCTTTCAAAATATCCAGCTACTCCACATATATCACAAGCATCAAGTCCCAAACCATAACTTCCACCTTTTGGCTTCTTAACAACTATAAATCTAACATTATTTCCCCCTGTTGCAATATATGAAAATCTATGTAAGTGACCATCTTCAACATCGGTTAAAGGAATTACTATCATATTTCCTTCCTCTTGATAAGGTTGAGGTGGAGTCAATGCCACTGGTTTTGTTATATGGCTATGAACTACAGTTATTGAAAACACAGATAATATTGAGAAAAATGCTAAACTTGAAAGCCAATGTTTATTATTTTTAAGTCTAGCTTTTTCTAATCTTAATAAAGCATTATTTTTAAATGTTCCAATAACTTTCCTACTATCTTTAAATAATAATAATGAAAAAATACAGGCTACTATTGTAAATAAAATTACTATATATGCTGTACTTTTATCTTCAAAAACCATTACATTAAATACCAGAGAATTACTTGATTTTAAAAATCTTAATCTTGCAAGTGCTGAAACTCCTCTTAAAAAGAAATCAAAACTTGCGATTAAGTAAATAAGCAATGCAAATATTTTTGCTAAACTAGATTTTAAACGAAAATATACTTTTTGAACTGATAGGGCTATTAAGAAAATTGTTAAAAGTCCTAATAAAAATCCACCTACTCTAAGTAGAGATTGTGTTCCAAAAGAATCTTCTCCAAAGGCAACAAACTCTTTTGTCATTGCATATACCTGTGGAATTATTGTAAAAGCTAAAAACCATATAGCTATCATAGAAAAGCTAATACTTATAATTGATAGAATACAAAGTTTACTTCTACCCTTCTCTTTTAAAGTTTTTAAAAATTGAAATAATAAAGCTATCAGCATAAATCCCATTCCAATTGCCAATGCCCACCTATTATATTGCAGTGATATCTTTACCATTTTCTGTGGATACAGCTGTTTAAATACAGTCATTGTAATTGAACAAGCTAGCCCAACTAATGAAATTAATCCAACAACTATATTCAAATATAAATTTTTATATTTTATCAATAGTGCTGTAATAATTCCTAAAAGAAATGCAAAGATTGCAAGATAATTTATTACATCTATGTAAAACTTTAACATATTTCCTTGTATGATAAATATATAAAATATTTATCTATACAACCTCCTTTCATAGTTTATTTTATTTATTATTTTTTATATAATCTATTTATACTGTGGACTTTTTATATTCACTTAAAGAGCTTTTGCTACTTTTTTAGGGAGATTACTGCCACACTCTTTTAACTCATATACTTATAGTTGGATAAGTCTTTAAACTTTCATTTATCACAAGGATGTATTGTTTTTTTAGATGTGGATTCCACAGTTATTATTTTTTAAGGATGTGATTTTATGTTTTTACTAGGTATTGATATTGCTAAACTTAACCATGTTGCTTCTTGTATTGATTCTTCCACTAATGAAATTGTTTTTTCTAATTTTAAATTCAAAAATGATTTTAAAGGTTTTAGTACTCTTTTAGATAAAATCAAAACTTTTGATACTAAAAATCTTATTATTGGCTTAGAATCAACTTCTCATTATGGAGAAAATCTTATCAATTTTTTATTTAAACAACATTTTAAAGTTGCGCTTATTAATCCATTGCAAACTTCACATCTAAGAAAAGCCAACATTAGAGATGCTAAAAATGATAATTTAGACTCTCTTAATATTGCTAAATCTTTAATTTTTGCTAAACTTAACTTTATTTCTGAGAAAAATATTAACTGTTTCTCTCTAAAAAAACTTACTAGGTTTAGAAGTAGCTTAATTAAACAAAGAAGTAAAGCTAAAATTCAGTTAACATCTTTACTTGATTTACTTTTTCCAGAATTACAATATCTTTTTAAAAGTAAAATTCACAGCAAAGCTATTTACTCTCTTCTTAAAAAATATCCTTCAACAGAGGAGATAGCAGCCCTAAAAGATGATGAAATTTCTAATCTTTTATATGCTTCTTCAAAAGGACATTTCAAAAAAGAAAAGTCCATTGAGCTTAAGAGTCTTGCTAAAACCACTGTTGGAATTAAAGATACTTCAATATCATTACATGTAATTCAGTTAATAGAATTAATTGAATTATATGATAAACAAATTAAAGATATTGTAACTAAAATAGCTGATACAGTTGATAAATTAGATACAAAATTATTATCAGTTCCTGGAATAAGTATTATTGCTTGTGCAATAATATTAGGAGAAACAAATAACTTCAATAATTTTTCTGATTCTACAAAATTACTTGCGTTTGCTGGTCTTGATCCTAAGATAAGACAATCAGGTAATTTTAATGCTTCATCTTGTAGAATGTCTAAAAAAGGTTCTCCATATTTAAGATATGCTTTAATTTTTACTGCTTGGAACATTGTTAGACATTCAGAAAAGTTTAACAAATACTATTGTTTAAAACGCTCACAAGGCAAATCCCATTACAATAGTCTTGGACATGTTGCGCATAAACTAGTGAGAGTTATATTTACACTGATAAAGAAAAATATTGTTTATCAGGAAGAAAATTTAGAATAGTATTTATTAAATTTCAACTATTGAAAAAACTAAGAGTTTAAAACTCTAATTTTGTTATGCCAAAAATTCTTATTTAAATTTTTTTAAAAAAGTTCTTGACTTTTCATAGTTGGTCTCCCTATCTTTCTAAAAAATTTCTCTATCTTTTATCATACTCAATTATTAAATATTTTTCAAGTCAATTATTTGAAAATTATAGAGAAATATTTTGATTTGTAATTTATTTTATTGAGAAATATTTAATTACTTGTTTATTAAAAAATTTCACACATTCCATTTAATATGGTAAAATACTTTTTGAAATATACTTAGTAAAAATACAGAAGGGAAGTTTTTTAAATGATTAATATAAATGAAGCAACAAATAACCAAAAATTGAAAGAACTATTAAAAAAAATGTATGAAGATAATAACCCAAGATTAGAAAATGAAGTTTTGGAAGAAATCATTATGAAAGTTAATTTTTTAAGTTATATCAATTCAGATCAAAATAATACTGAAACAGATTTTGAAAATATAAATTTTAATGTCTTAACTACTGATGATAATAAAATTTATCTCCCTGCTTTTACAGATTTAGAAGAATTAGCTAAATGGGGTATTCCTTCAAATATGGATACAATTACTTTAAATTTTGATAATTATGTAGAAATAATTTTAGAAAATGAAAATATAGAAGGTTTAGTTATTAATCCTTTTGGAGATTTATATATACTCTCAAAAGAATGGCTAAGGGAATTAAAAGATATGAAAAAAGATAGATTGAAAGTAAATGAAGTTAGAATTGAGGCTAATTCAAAAATATTAATCTCTGAACCTAAACACCTCCCAACTATGATGATAGAAACTATAAAAAATTGTTGTGATAACTTAGGAAATATTAAAAAAGCTTGGCTTCTTGAAATGATAACTGAAAAAGATAAAAGTTGGCTTTTGATTTTAGATTTTGAAGGAGATAAAAACTATATTTTCTCAAAAATAAGTCAGGCTGCAAGAAACTACCTTGGAAATATGTATTTGGATATGTTACCTTATGAAGATGATTTTGCAAGAAATTCTGTACAAAATCATAAAGCATTTTACACTAAAAATAAATAAATTAATAAATGTAGTAAAAATTCTTTTCTTTTTTACTACATTTTTTATATATAATTAAAATATATAATTAAAAAATAAAAGGACATAAAAGGACAAATGTATGAAAATTTGATTTTTTATAGAAAAATTGTTATTCTAAAAAAAAGTTTAAACTAAGAAAGGAAACAAAATATTATGAAAAGAAAATTATTTTTTGAAAAAGTATTAGTATCTATCTTGTTGACTTTTATTTTTATTGCTTGTCAAAAAGAAGAAAATAAAGAAGAAAGTATCAGAACAGTTTCAACTGTAGATATTGATAGCTTAAACCCCTATCAAGTTGTTTCTAGTGCTTCTGAACAAATTCTTTTAAATGTGTTTGAAGGGCTGATTATGCCAGGAGTAGATGGAACAGTTGTTCCTGCCTTAGCAGAATCTTATGAAATTTCAGAAGATGGTAGAACATACACATTTTCGATCAGAAAGGGAGTAAAGTTTCATAATGGAAATGATATGGATATTAAGGATGTAGAATTTTCATTAAATTATATGTCTGGAAAGTTAGGTAATAATCCAACAGAAGCTCTATTTGAAAATA is a genomic window of Fusobacterium nucleatum containing:
- a CDS encoding IS110-like element ISFnu4 family transposase, whose protein sequence is MFLLGIDIAKLNHVASCIDSSTNEIVFSNFKFKNDFKGFSTLLDKIKTFDTKNLIIGLESTSHYGENLINFLFKQHFKVALINPLQTSHLRKANIRDAKNDNLDSLNIAKSLIFAKLNFISEKNINCFSLKKLTRFRSSLIKQRSKAKIQLTSLLDLLFPELQYLFKSKIHSKAIYSLLKKYPSTEEIAALKDDEISNLLYASSKGHFKKEKSIELKSLAKTTVGIKDTSISLHVIQLIELIELYDKQIKDIVTKIADTVDKLDTKLLSVPGISIIACAIILGETNNFNNFSDSTKLLAFAGLDPKIRQSGNFNASSCRMSKKGSPYLRYALIFTAWNIVRHSEKFNKYYCLKRSQGKSHYNSLGHVAHKLVRVIFTLIKKNIVYQEENLE
- a CDS encoding enhanced serine sensitivity protein SseB, whose protein sequence is MININEATNNQKLKELLKKMYEDNNPRLENEVLEEIIMKVNFLSYINSDQNNTETDFENINFNVLTTDDNKIYLPAFTDLEELAKWGIPSNMDTITLNFDNYVEIILENENIEGLVINPFGDLYILSKEWLRELKDMKKDRLKVNEVRIEANSKILISEPKHLPTMMIETIKNCCDNLGNIKKAWLLEMITEKDKSWLLILDFEGDKNYIFSKISQAARNYLGNMYLDMLPYEDDFARNSVQNHKAFYTKNK